One window of Trichomycterus rosablanca isolate fTriRos1 chromosome 2, fTriRos1.hap1, whole genome shotgun sequence genomic DNA carries:
- the klhl7 gene encoding kelch-like protein 7: MKRMASPCCDKAPSSKKKNDKKMTSKEEYRLMTNIMGVMNNLRKQGILCDVILVVQGKHILAHRVVLAAASHFFNLMFTTNMMEATNHEVELGGAEPEIIELLVEFVYTARISVNSNNVQSLLNAANQYQIEPVKKMCVDFLKDQVDATNCLGISALAECLNCPELKTAADEFIYQHFTDVYKMDEFLQLDVKQVTHLLHQDMLTVRAEDQIYDAAVRWLKYDVLNRQKYIVDILSKVRFPLVSKNFLSKTVQAEPLIQDNPECLKMVICGMRYHLLSPEDREELGESSRPRRKKHDFRIALFGGSQPQSCRYFNPKDYSWTDIRCPFEKRRDAAAVFWDNVVYILGGSQLFPIKRMDCYNVVKDSWYSKLGPPNPRDSLAACASKGKIYTSGGSEVGSSALNLFECYDTRMETWQNKPSMLQPRCSHGSVEANGLIYVCGGSLGNNVSGRVLNNCEVYDPNTEEWRVLCGMREGRKNHGLVVANSRIYAVGGQNGLGGLDSVEYYEIGSNEWRMASPMPWRGVTVKCAAVGSVIYVLAGFQGVGRLGHIMEYHTETDKWVMSSKERAFPVTSCLICVVDTCGANEEDLSSFHEPSPSTSTASSSSSSSSSLGGCSSSAPTGHTHC, encoded by the exons ATGAAGAGGATGGCATCGCCATGCTGTGATAAAGCACCAAGCTCGAAAAAGAAAAACGATAAGAAAATGACATCTAAAGAAGAATATAGGTTAATGACTAATATAATGGGAGTGATGAATAACTTAAGGAAACAG GGGATCCTGTGTGATGTCATACTGGTGGTACAGGGAAAACACATCCTTGCTCATAGAGTGGTTCTGGCGGCTGCAAGCCACTTCTTCAACCTCATGTTTACAA CCAACATGATGGAAGCCACAAACCATGAGGTGGAACTTGGGGGTGCCGAGCCTGAGATCATTGAGCTGCTGGTGGAATTTGTGTACACAGCTCG CATTTCAGTCAACAGCAACAACGTCCAGTCTCTGCTTAATGCTGCTAACCAGTATCAGATAGAACCAGTAAAGAAAATGTGTGTGGATTTTCTGAAAGATCAAGTGGATGCAACTAACTGTCTAG GTATTAGTGCGTTAGCCGAGTGCCTTAACTGTCCGGAGCTGAAAACAGCTGCAGACGAGTTTATCTACCAGCACTTTACAGATGTGTATAAAATGGACGAGTTCCTGCAGCTGGACGTGAAGCAAGTCACACATCTGCTCCACCAGGACATGCTGACTGTTAGAGCAGAGGACCAG ATCTACGACGCAGCTGTGCGGTGGTTAAAATATGACGTGTTGAATCGGCAGAAATACATCGTGGACATACTGAGCAAAGTGCGCTTCCCGCTAGTGTCCAAAAACTTCCTAAGTAAGACAGTGCAGGCTGAGCCTCTGATCCAGGACAACCCTGAGTGCCTCAAAATGGTCATCT GTGGAATGCGGTATCATCTCCTTTCCCCTGAGGATAGAGAGGAACTGGGTGAGAGCAGTCGGCCACGTCGAAAAAAGCACGACTTCCGTATTGCTTTGTTTGGCGGCTCACAGCCACAATCCTGCCGCTACTTTAACCCCAAG GACTACAGCTGGACTGACATCCGCTGCCCGTTTGAGAAACGGCGAGATGCAGCAGCAGTTTTTTGGGACAACGTGGTCTACATCCTAGGAGGCTCGCAGCTCTTCCCTATCAAAAGGATGGACTGTTACAATGTGGTGAAGGACAGCTGGTATTCGAAACTCGGCCCTCCTAACCCCAGAGACAGTTTGGCAGCCTGTGCCTCCAAAGGCAAGATCTACACCTCAGGAGGCTCAGAAGTGG GGAGCTCAGCACTAAACCTGTTTGAGTGCTATGACACTCGGATGGAGACGTGGCAGAACAAACCCAGCATGCTACAGCCGCGGTGCAGCCATGGCTCAGTGGAGGCTAATGGACTCATCTATGTGTGCGGAGGAAGTTTGGGGAATAACGTCTCCGGTAGAGTCCTCAATAACTGTGAGGTGTACGACCCCAACACAGAGGA atggAGGGTATTATGTGGCATGAGGGAAGGCAGGAAAAACCATGGCTTGGTAGTGGCTAACTCAAGGATCTATGCTGTGGGTGGACAGAATGGCCTTG GTGGTCTGGACTCAGTGGAGTATTATGAAATAGGCAGTAATGAGTGGAGAATGGCCTCACCGATGCCGTGGAGAGGTGTAACAGTAAAGTGTGCAGCTGTGGGTTCGGTCATCTACGTGCTGGCTGGATTCCAGGGAGTGGGACGTTTAGGCCACATCATGGAgtaccacacagaaacagacaAGTGGGTGATGTCGAGCAAAGAGCGCGCCTTTCCCGTCACCAGCTGTCTCATCTGCGTGGTGGACACATGCGGAGCCAACGAAGAAGACCTGAGCTCTTTTCATGAACCTTCACCATCAACATCGACAGCCTCGtcatcctcctcttcctcctcgtcCTTAGGAGGATGCTCATCATCAGCTCCTACAGGACATACACACTGCTAA